One window of Papaver somniferum cultivar HN1 chromosome 9, ASM357369v1, whole genome shotgun sequence genomic DNA carries:
- the LOC113312421 gene encoding uncharacterized protein LOC113312421: MSSYVNIPWVLIGDLNFTMNDYETHNSVNRPHHARHVRNFVQQLGLVDLGYSGSDTTWSNHRQGDDHVSVRLDRALVNNLRINNYTASYLQHLVLISSDHSPIMLHTIPSFNKKSPFKLYKCWFQVPSCKTTINQSWHHQFMGSSLYQFSSKLKYTRSELQRWKKLHFGNIEANLHQINSELQLCYDNNLPSTHPRTQYLTNSLQTWLAIQKEYFMQQDGDKFLEADRNTFYFHSMTNFNKRRSHIHAIQGPLGLWYDSKKDIEDIFLAHYSEITTTFVPHPHSEILQLFTPYISDSENQDLIRLPDANEIKEVVFNIRSWASPENDGFQAAFYQKCWDTIGSKIISPTQTAYVTGRHIQDNVIIAHELLHTMKSKKIKHALVGMKLDMSKAFDRVEWPFLSDILRQLGFHSDWIALIEQCVSTTDISLLINGTPSAIFQPSRGPRQGDLLSPYLFLFIMEAFSRLLQHHDDIGLLQGLKIGKHCPAINHLFFADDCLLFFQANSTQMLQLKDLQHIFGHASGHVINMQKSTIFFGKHTTHSQKISINGILNLSQMGVGKKYLGITLLLHRSRHKNSQGILNNMNIRLQGWQSKLVNHAGTTTRVNHVLSSTGMYQMQIFKLPESILHQMDKLLHNQDALWGRLLKGKYFPHNDLQFFPPPNSANASWVWESIFQGLQIILRCRVIFSSLYPNHITVIHQIIFYIAKHHLHVASSIPDIVRSVVNDTWKPPPLNVLKFNIDASYSPLSLMAGIGIIIRNDAGQYVAGKSTIRRAIDIHQAEA, from the exons ATGAGTAGTTATGTTAATATTCCTTGGGTGTTGATTGGAGATTTGAATTTTACTATGAATGATTATGAAACCCATAATTCTGTTAATCGGCCTCACCATGCTAGACATGTTAGAAATTTTGTTCAACAGCTTGGGTTAGTTGATTTGGGTTACTCTGGTTCAGATACAACTTGGTCAAATCATAGACAAGGGGATGATCATGTCTCTGTTAGACTTGATAGAGCTTTAGTCAACAATCTGCGGATTAATAATTACACTGCATCTTATCTACAACATTTAGTACTTATTTCATCTGATCATAGTCCAATTATGTTACATACTATTCCATCCTTCAATAAGAAGTCTCCTTTTAAATTATACAAATGCTGGTTCCAAGTTCCTTCTTGCAAAACTACTATCAACCAGAGTTGGCATCATCAATTTATGGGTTCGTCTTTGTATCAATTTTCTAGTAAGCTCAAGTATACCAGATCTGAGCTTCAACGGTGGAAAAAATTACACTTTGGTAACATTGAAGCAAATCTGCATCAAATTAATTCTGAACTTCAACTGTGTTATGATAACAACCTACCTTCCACTCATCCTCGTACTCAGTATCTTACTAACAGTTTGCAGACTTGGTTGGCTATTCAGAAAGAATATTTTATGCAGCAAGATGGTGATAAATTTCTTGAAGCAGACAGGAACACTTTTTATTTTCATTCTATGACGAATTTCAATAAACGAAGATCTCATATTCATGCTATTCAAGGACCTCTGGGTTTATGGTATGACTctaaaaaagatattgaagatatatTTTTAGCTCATTACTCTGAAATAACTACTACTTTTGTGCCTCACCCTCATTCGGAGATTTTGCAGCTATTCACACCTTACATTTCAGATTCAGAGAACCAAGATTTAATTCGCCTTCCAGATGCTAACGAAATTAAGGAAGTGGTATTTAACATAAGGTCATGGGCTTCTCCAGAAAATGATGGTTTTCAAGCTGCCTTTTATCAAAAGTGCTGGGATACAATTGGTTCGAAG ATTATATCACCAACTCAAACTGCTTATGTTACAGGAAGACATATTCAAGACAATGTAATTATTGCTCATGAATTACTTCACACTATGAAGTCTAAAAAGATTAAACATGCTCTTGTTGGTATGAAGTTGGACATGTCGAAAGCTTTTGACAGGGTAGAATGGCCTTTTTTGTCAGATATTCTTCGTCAGCTTGGTTTTCATTCTGATTGGATTGCTTTGATTGAACAGTGTGTTTCTACAACTGATATTTCTTTACTCATTAATGGGACTCCTTCAGCCATCTTTCAGCCTTCTCGTGGTCCGCGCCAAGGGGATCTTTTGTCCCcttatttgtttttgtttattaTGGAGGCTTTTTCTAGACTGTTACAACATCATGATGATATAGGTCTGCTTCAGGGTTTGAAAATTGGTAAGCATTGTCCTGCAATTAATCActtattttttgcagatgattgcttacTTTTCTTTCAAGCAAATTCCACTCAGATGCTTCAATTGAAGGATCTTCAGCACATCTTTGGACATGCTTCAGGACATGTGATTAATATGCAAAAGTCTACTATATTTTTTGGTAAGCACACTACTCATTCTCAAAAAATAAGTATAAATGGGATTCTTAATTTGTCTCAAATGGGGGTGGGAAAAAAATATTTGGGAATTACGTTGCTTTTGCATAGATCTAGACACAAAAACAGTCAGGGTATTTTGAATAACATGAATATTAGACTTCAAGGTTGGCAGAGCAAACTGGTTAATCATGCGGGTACGACTACTCGAGTTAATCATGTTCTGAGTTCAACGGGCATGTACCAAATGCAAATTTTTAAGTTGCCAGAATCTATTCTTCATCAGATGGATAAG TTGCTGCATAATCAAGATGCTTTGTGGGGTAGACTTTTGAAAGGTAAATATTTTCCTCATAATGATTTGCAGTTCTTTCCACCTCCAAATTCTGCAAATGCAAGCTGGGTATGGGAAAGTATTTTTCAAGGTCTCCAGATTATTCTCAG ATGCAGAGTAATATTTTCTAGCCTTTATCCTAATCATATCACTGTCATTCATCAAATTATCTTTTATATTGCAAAACACCATCTTCATGTTGCATCGAGTATTCCTGATATTGTTAGATCTGTTGTGAATGATACTTGGAAGCCTCCTCCGTTGAATGTGTTGAAATTCAATATAGATGCTTCTTACAGTCCCCTTTCATTAATGGCAGGTATTGGCATAATAATTCGTAATGATGCAGGACAATATGTGGCTGGAAAATCAACGATAAGAAGAGCTATTGATATTCACCAGGCAGAAGCATGA
- the LOC113312422 gene encoding uncharacterized protein LOC113312422, with product MDFNLLDFSVSLFWLEYKYLLPEFTYADVLRLFGSIVGEVRVVGPDGINPPTSSRYRTLVLIDVTTLLIEGIYVANAAGVTRWVGFFYEKQPYRLCPNCKVPDHEANPCADVTQRRIEMEEMVRGLGFPEPIYPQYRNLQEESQMFSQYGSQRRSRLRHPVVQQDPRPYDGMRIFLFSATDSDIASSFTAYADVSRPSSSSRHSSSRPGSTLSSEVASTSDHKKRARNTTALVTNNDNQDSAMTSHIARQEDIDNRQITSFSAIHGDSIWDIAAAHALEAQNHTDAWQQVFILIFGFIFIIVFLFALVFYFPILPFPLHFFINFIMKNSFLELSRAKSDNMKLYLTHTKYPHFWFHPSIGLSGGIAIAWKDGVDLEIMDTSADTIQAIIHTHDNHPDFLITFMYGDHDALDNTNQWNYLL from the exons ATGGATTTTAATCTGCTGGATTTTTCAGTATCTCTCTTTTGGCTTGAATATAAGTATCTACTCCCTGAATTTACTTATGCTGATGTTCTTAGACTTTTTGGAAGTATTGTAGGGGAAGTAAGAGTTGTAGGACCTGATGGTATTAATCCACCAACTTCATCTAGATATCGCACTTTAGTCCTAATTGATGTTACAACTCTTTTAATTGAGGGTATATATGTTGCTAATGCTGCTGGAGTTACTAGATGGGTGGGTTTTTTCTATGAGAAGCAGCCTTATCGTCTATGTCCTAATTGTAAAGTTCCAGATCATGAAGCCAATCCTTGTGCTGACGTGACTCAAAGGAGAATTGAAATGGAAGAGATGGTCAGAGGTTTGGGCTTTCCTGAGCCAATTTATCCCCAATATAGGAACTTGCAAGAAGAATCTCAAATGTTTTCACAATATGGCTCTCAGAGAAGAAGTAGGTTGAGACATCCTGTGGTTCAACAAGATCCTCGTCCTTATGATGGCATGCGCATTTTTCTATTCTCGGCTACGGATTCCGATATTGCTTCTTCCTTTACTGCTTATGCGGATGTTTCAAGACCTTCTTCTAGCTCGAGACATTCCAGTTCAAGGCCTGGTTCTACTTTATCCAGTGAGGTTGCTAGTACTTCGGATCACAAAAAGAGAGCTAGAAACACCACTGCTTTGGTTACTAATAATGATAATCAAGACTCTGCTATGACTTCTCATATTGCTCGGCAAGAGGATATTGATAATCGTCAGATAACTTCTTTTTCTGCCATTCATGGAGATAGTATTTGGGACATTGCTGCTGCACATGCTTTAGAAGCTCAGAATCACACTGACGCTTGGCAacaagtcttcatcttgatctttggttttatttttataattgttttCCTTTTTGCTCTAGTTTTTTATTTTCCCATTTTACCTTTTCCTTTGCATTTTTTCATTAATTTCATCATGAAAAATAGTttcttggaactgtcaag AGCTAAGTCGGATAATATGAAATTGTACCTTACTCACACTAAATATCCTCATTTCTGGTTTCATCCTTCTATTGGTCTTTCTGGAGGAATTGCAATTGCATGGAAAGATGGTGTTGATTTAGAAATTATGGACACTTCTGCTGACACTATTCAAGCAATAATTCATACTCATGATAATCACCCAGATTTCTTAATCACCTTCATGTATGGTGATCATGATGCTTTAGATAATACTAATCAATGGAATTATCTGTTATAA